The sequence CCTGTGGGTAATGCAGAATCACGTCGGGCTGCATCTCGCGACCGGTCTCATCGTGTTTCATGGGACGTCCGAGTTCATCGCGCAAACGGGCCTGCACCTCGTAGTGGATGCCCTCCGTCAGACCCTGACTATTCAGCAGGTCGCCCAGAATAATCTCGCCCATGTTACCACTCACCTTGTTATCGCGTCGCAGCACATTCGTCAAGTTTTCAGCCTTCTCACCCAGTTGCTGCGTTTGTTGCATCATCAGCAGCATCTGCTCACGAAACGAAGCCGAATGGGCTGCGCTCTCCTTTTGGTTTTCACTGATAGCCTTCTGCATGTTGGCGATAGCATCCTTCAATGGTTGCGTGATGCCAGATATTGTTTCGGTATTCGACTGCTTCAGTTTCTGGGCACTCTGCTCCAGCAGTTGCTGAGCCATATTCTTAAAGCGCTCCTCATGGCGCTGCGACTCTTCAGCCATCTGCTGATGCAGCAACTGCAACTCTCGCATCTGAGCTTCGGCACGTGCATGCAACTCACGGTTCTCACCCTCCAAGTGGCGCACTCTGCTGGTGCTCTCTGCCAACTGCTCATTCTTCAGTTTCAGCTCCATGCCAGTTTTGCCACCCTCTATACGGAGGTGATCCATTTTGCGATCCATCAGCAGGTAAAGCGCTACAGCACCCACTGCGATACCTATTATAATATAAAGTACAATCATAAGTCGTATTGTTTTTATTTTGCTGCAAAATTAAGCAATTTCTTCGTAATAAGGACCAAATGAACCTAT is a genomic window of Xylanibacter ruminicola 23 containing:
- the rmuC gene encoding DNA recombination protein RmuC yields the protein MIVLYIIIGIAVGAVALYLLMDRKMDHLRIEGGKTGMELKLKNEQLAESTSRVRHLEGENRELHARAEAQMRELQLLHQQMAEESQRHEERFKNMAQQLLEQSAQKLKQSNTETISGITQPLKDAIANMQKAISENQKESAAHSASFREQMLLMMQQTQQLGEKAENLTNVLRRDNKVSGNMGEIILGDLLNSQGLTEGIHYEVQARLRDELGRPMKHDETGREMQPDVILHYPQGQDAIIDSKVSLVAYEKYVNAETPEDKERYLQDHIKSVRQHVNELARKDYSKYVKNGRDVIDFVIMFVPFESSLQLALANDPTLWREAFEKKVFVTGEQNLLGILHMIHIAWVQNQQAENQEKVFGLAEQLLDRLGDFVQRYNDLGSKIEAVQKAYDNTNNKLITGRQSVTQKAQELITLGAKENPNRKIPTPEIGIE